In the genome of Qipengyuania seohaensis, one region contains:
- a CDS encoding TIGR01244 family sulfur transferase yields MEIFEVTPDFAVAAQIRPEDVAALHERGVVALICNRPDGEEEGQPEVAAIRRAAEQQGMAFHHIPVSGGNFPDGAVAAFRAVRRGTDGPILAYCRTGTRSITLDTLADPDGVSPAERIRRANAAGYDLSAIEGQLI; encoded by the coding sequence ATGGAAATTTTCGAGGTGACCCCTGATTTCGCGGTCGCAGCGCAAATTCGGCCGGAAGACGTTGCTGCGCTGCACGAGCGGGGTGTCGTCGCGCTGATCTGCAACCGGCCCGACGGCGAGGAAGAAGGCCAGCCCGAAGTGGCGGCCATCAGGCGCGCTGCCGAACAGCAGGGCATGGCCTTCCACCATATCCCCGTTTCCGGCGGCAATTTCCCCGACGGTGCCGTGGCGGCTTTCCGCGCGGTAAGGCGCGGTACCGATGGTCCCATCCTTGCATACTGCAGGACCGGTACTCGCTCGATCACGCTCGATACTCTCGCCGATCCCGATGGCGTGAGCCCTGCAGAACGCATTCGGCGGGCCAACGCCGCCGGCTACGATCTATCCGCGATTGAAGGACAGCTGATATGA
- a CDS encoding ArsR/SmtB family transcription factor: protein MSEDAPIEELKAIAHPLRFRILQILKGGELNVGEIEQYSGIGQPALSQQLGVLRKAGLVETRKEAKLVYYSLDASRLAELGELIGGNNGEAVDLPRDRRSAAPGVANFARLS, encoded by the coding sequence ATGAGCGAAGATGCCCCGATCGAGGAACTCAAGGCGATAGCCCACCCGCTGCGTTTCCGCATTTTGCAGATCTTGAAAGGTGGTGAACTCAACGTCGGTGAGATCGAGCAATATTCCGGCATCGGCCAACCCGCCCTGTCGCAGCAACTCGGCGTATTGAGGAAAGCCGGACTGGTCGAGACGCGCAAGGAAGCAAAGCTGGTCTACTATAGCCTCGATGCCTCTCGACTCGCCGAGTTGGGCGAACTGATCGGCGGCAACAATGGAGAGGCAGTCGACCTGCCACGAGACCGCCGCTCCGCCGCACCGGGCGTCGCCAATTTTGCACGACTATCCTGA
- a CDS encoding complex I NDUFA9 subunit family protein, whose protein sequence is MAKDSALNGKLVVLMGGSGFIGNYVAQALLERGARVRIASRNPEKAFKLKPLANLGQMQFARCDATNRRSVEQCIEGADAVVNLVGSFEGNLRTLMGEAPGWMAEAAAKEGASAFVHISAIAAEPDEDTSNDYAAAKCLGEKRVFEAFPNATVLRPSILFGKDDNFLNMFGKLISTFPVLPVFGPDAELQLVYVDDVAEAVARTLEDPEKHGGKTFELGGPETLSMLQINRRIAEAQRRNRTFLPVPDPLSATFAALPGTPMSSDQWDLLAQGNTVSGDFPGFAKLGIEPKPLGLFLDKWMTRYRKHGRFAERLSA, encoded by the coding sequence ATGGCAAAAGACAGCGCACTGAACGGCAAGCTGGTAGTGCTGATGGGCGGAAGCGGCTTCATCGGCAATTACGTGGCGCAGGCGCTGCTGGAGCGCGGCGCTCGCGTACGGATCGCCAGCCGCAATCCGGAAAAGGCATTCAAGCTCAAGCCTCTCGCCAACCTCGGACAGATGCAATTCGCCCGCTGCGATGCGACCAACCGGCGCAGTGTCGAACAGTGCATCGAAGGCGCCGATGCCGTGGTCAACCTGGTCGGCTCGTTCGAAGGCAATCTTCGCACGCTAATGGGCGAGGCCCCGGGCTGGATGGCCGAGGCCGCAGCCAAGGAAGGCGCGAGCGCATTCGTCCATATCAGCGCAATCGCTGCAGAGCCCGACGAGGACACCTCGAACGACTATGCAGCGGCGAAATGCCTCGGCGAAAAGCGCGTGTTCGAAGCCTTTCCAAATGCAACGGTGCTGCGCCCCTCCATCCTGTTCGGCAAGGACGACAATTTTCTGAATATGTTCGGGAAACTGATTTCCACCTTCCCGGTCTTGCCCGTCTTCGGACCGGACGCGGAACTGCAATTGGTCTATGTCGACGATGTCGCCGAAGCCGTCGCGCGGACCCTCGAAGACCCGGAAAAGCACGGCGGCAAGACTTTCGAGCTGGGCGGTCCGGAAACGCTGTCGATGCTGCAAATCAATCGCCGTATCGCCGAAGCGCAGCGCCGAAATCGCACTTTCCTGCCGGTGCCCGATCCGCTCTCGGCAACCTTCGCCGCTCTGCCGGGCACACCGATGAGCAGCGACCAGTGGGACTTGCTGGCGCAGGGCAACACGGTGTCAGGCGATTTTCCCGGCTTCGCGAAACTCGGGATTGAGCCCAAGCCGCTCGGCCTGTTTCTCGACAAGTGGATGACCCGCTATCGCAAGCACGGCAGGTTTGCCGAACGCCTGAGCGCGTAG
- a CDS encoding dienelactone hydrolase family protein gives MCDQERLAKWAQSGISRRTFGAGALAGTAAACTSMEPAGDDAAENIIMRSSVSFTTPDGTMDGEFFHPSSGTYPSVILWPDIAGIRPAKRLMAIRLSEAGYAVLLANPYYRDVSGQQFEDFADFAGNGGWDKVKPWRARFDHETISRDNAACAAWLQEQSAVEPNRGVGVQGYCMTGNFAVLGPWSEDMISAGASFHGGGLVRDSEFSPHRLLQDDGHYLIAISQDDDAKQPEAKTALRAAAQDVNNRTEIEVYPADHGWCVPDSPAYDQEQAERAWARLLVLYEEAL, from the coding sequence ATGTGTGATCAGGAACGCTTGGCCAAATGGGCGCAGAGCGGAATCTCGCGGCGGACGTTCGGTGCCGGGGCGCTCGCCGGCACGGCAGCTGCCTGCACCTCGATGGAGCCGGCAGGCGATGACGCGGCGGAGAACATCATCATGCGCAGCTCGGTCAGTTTCACGACTCCTGACGGGACCATGGACGGGGAATTCTTCCATCCCTCCAGCGGCACTTATCCTTCGGTCATTCTATGGCCCGATATCGCCGGCATCAGGCCGGCCAAGCGCCTCATGGCCATCCGCCTGTCAGAGGCCGGTTACGCAGTTCTCCTTGCCAATCCCTACTATCGCGATGTTTCCGGTCAGCAGTTCGAGGATTTTGCAGACTTTGCCGGGAACGGTGGTTGGGACAAGGTGAAACCTTGGCGGGCCCGTTTCGACCATGAAACAATCTCGCGCGACAATGCTGCTTGCGCCGCATGGCTCCAGGAACAGTCCGCGGTCGAACCCAATCGGGGTGTCGGCGTTCAGGGATATTGCATGACCGGCAACTTCGCCGTGCTGGGCCCATGGTCGGAGGACATGATTTCCGCCGGTGCAAGTTTTCACGGGGGCGGCCTGGTACGAGACAGCGAGTTCAGCCCCCACCGTCTGCTCCAGGATGACGGCCATTATCTCATCGCCATTTCGCAGGACGACGATGCCAAGCAGCCGGAAGCGAAAACAGCGCTGCGCGCCGCCGCTCAGGATGTGAATAACCGGACCGAAATAGAAGTCTATCCGGCCGACCATGGATGGTGCGTGCCGGATTCCCCTGCCTACGACCAGGAACAGGCAGAGCGAGCATGGGCCCGGCTGCTGGTACTTTACGAAGAGGCTCTCTAG
- a CDS encoding NAD(P)/FAD-dependent oxidoreductase produces the protein MLRRRSDLDIAIVEPSDFHAYQPGWTMVGGGVFKPEQTRRSTASVLPKGVNWIKARAASFQPENNLVKLEDGTEIVYDVLIMAPGIRLAWEKIEGLEATLGKNGVTSNYRYDLAPYTWELVQRMKSGRALFTQPPMPIKCAGAPQKAMYLSCDHWSRSGNLGDIEVEFCNAGGVLFGVQDYVPALMSYVEKYDIALKLGNNLVAVDGPGQVATFATEDGEVTRQFDMMHVVPPQVAPQFVADSPLAAESGFVDVDQHTLQHVRYPNVFGLGDGCSAPNAKTAAAARKQAPVVAVNALRQLDGKGPTAGYDGYGSCPLTVERGKIVLAEFGYGGKLAPSFPTWLIDGTKPQRLSWMLKADVLPWIYWNGMLKGREWLAGPGGLIAQ, from the coding sequence ATGTTGCGGAGGCGATCGGATCTCGACATCGCCATCGTCGAGCCCTCCGACTTCCATGCCTACCAACCCGGTTGGACCATGGTCGGCGGGGGCGTCTTCAAGCCGGAACAGACACGACGTTCGACTGCGAGCGTGCTGCCGAAGGGTGTGAACTGGATCAAGGCGCGCGCCGCGTCCTTCCAGCCCGAAAACAACCTCGTTAAACTCGAGGACGGCACCGAAATCGTCTACGATGTCCTGATCATGGCGCCGGGCATTCGTCTCGCCTGGGAAAAGATCGAAGGCCTTGAGGCTACTCTCGGAAAGAACGGCGTCACGTCCAACTATCGCTACGACCTGGCTCCCTACACGTGGGAACTGGTGCAGCGTATGAAGTCGGGCAGGGCGCTCTTCACGCAGCCGCCCATGCCGATCAAATGCGCAGGCGCGCCGCAAAAGGCGATGTACCTGTCCTGCGACCATTGGAGCCGCAGCGGCAACCTTGGCGATATCGAAGTCGAGTTCTGCAACGCAGGCGGCGTGCTGTTCGGCGTGCAGGACTATGTCCCTGCGCTGATGAGCTATGTCGAGAAATACGACATCGCTCTCAAGCTCGGCAACAATCTGGTCGCCGTGGACGGACCCGGCCAAGTGGCGACCTTTGCCACTGAGGATGGCGAGGTTACCCGCCAATTCGACATGATGCATGTCGTTCCGCCGCAGGTCGCGCCGCAGTTCGTGGCGGACAGTCCGCTGGCGGCAGAAAGCGGGTTTGTAGATGTCGACCAGCACACCCTGCAGCATGTGCGCTATCCCAATGTCTTCGGACTGGGGGACGGTTGTTCTGCCCCCAATGCCAAGACTGCCGCCGCCGCCCGCAAGCAGGCACCCGTGGTGGCTGTGAACGCCCTGCGACAGCTGGACGGCAAGGGTCCGACCGCCGGATATGACGGCTATGGATCGTGCCCGCTTACGGTCGAACGCGGCAAGATCGTGCTGGCCGAATTCGGCTACGGCGGGAAGCTCGCCCCCAGCTTCCCGACATGGCTGATCGACGGCACCAAGCCGCAGCGCCTGTCCTGGATGCTCAAGGCAGACGTCTTGCCGTGGATCTACTGGAACGGCATGCTCAAGGGGCGTGAATGGCTTGCCGGACCCGGCGGGCTGATCGCCCAATAA
- a CDS encoding peroxiredoxin: protein MSADTSVPQAVAGLRIGDLAPDFEARSTTGPVRLKEFRKRWLVLFSHPADFTPVCTTEFVELSRKAQEFEHRDCALMALSVDSLFSHFAWLRMIRDRFGIEVRFPIVEDPTLVIGRAFGMVAPQDNDSATVRSTFFIDPRGVIRAMTCYPANMGRSIPEMLRMLDALQAIDAQDGLAPANWTPGQPLLRPPTHDLDEVFKSPGETDWFLRDAPTEDKA from the coding sequence ATGAGTGCAGACACATCCGTACCGCAGGCGGTCGCAGGGCTCCGCATCGGCGATTTGGCACCGGACTTCGAGGCGCGCAGCACGACCGGACCTGTGCGGCTGAAGGAATTCCGCAAGCGCTGGCTCGTCCTGTTTTCACATCCGGCCGATTTTACTCCGGTATGCACGACAGAGTTCGTAGAACTGTCCCGCAAAGCGCAGGAGTTCGAACACCGTGATTGCGCCCTCATGGCGCTCTCGGTCGACAGCCTTTTCTCGCACTTCGCATGGCTACGCATGATCCGCGATCGCTTCGGAATAGAGGTGCGCTTTCCAATCGTGGAAGACCCCACGCTCGTCATCGGTCGCGCGTTCGGGATGGTCGCACCACAGGACAATGACAGCGCCACGGTCCGATCGACCTTCTTCATCGACCCCAGGGGCGTGATCCGGGCAATGACCTGCTACCCGGCGAACATGGGTCGCTCGATCCCCGAAATGCTTCGCATGCTCGATGCCTTGCAGGCGATCGACGCACAGGATGGACTGGCTCCGGCCAACTGGACACCGGGCCAGCCGCTCCTTCGGCCGCCGACCCACGATCTCGATGAGGTCTTCAAGTCTCCGGGCGAGACGGACTGGTTCCTTCGCGACGCGCCCACCGAGGACAAGGCATGA
- a CDS encoding PQQ-dependent dehydrogenase, methanol/ethanol family translates to MKYGLAAAAALLLASCNSAEPEGGIDAMRLVNADQDSANWISHGRTYSEQRFSPLDQVSRENVSDLGLAWYVDMDTARGQEATPLVMDGKLYVTTAWSKVFAFDAATGEPLWSYDPQVPGETGVKACCDVVNRGLAAWGDKLYLGTLDGRLVALDRDTGAVAWEKVTVDQSQSYTITGAPRVIDGKVLIGNGGAEFGVRGYIAAYDAADGDELWRFYTVPGGKGGEEPEYLKKAAATWSGDVLGSEDGIGGGGTVWDSMAYDPDLDLLYFGVGNGSPWNRAYRSPGTDGKGEGDNLYLSSIVAIRPDTGEYVWHYQTTPGETWDYTATQHIILADMEIDGRERQVLMQAPKNGYFYVLDRATGEFISAQPYIPQNWSTGMSDDGRPIMNPETRVDITGEPALVMPGPLGGHNWHPMAYHPDENLVYIPAFEAAMLYSPEANWKPDRARGFNVGYDLAAGDLPPDLGIRREVQGTISGKLLAWDPVAQEVRWEVEHPGPWNGGLLATGGGLVFQGNSGSEFAAYNSATGDKLWSFAAQTGVVAPPMTYTVNGEQYVAVLAGWGGAFALSVDGELIDQMKPVRNVSRLLVFKLGGQEQLPAEPDFALAPLDPPLSKASAGTIELGRTKYARYCAVCHAPAAVGSTELPDLRRSGALENPATWLQIVHGGALQDNGMASFAGSLSEDEIEAIRQYVIKRANEDKAMEAERAKTRVAKR, encoded by the coding sequence ATGAAATACGGTTTGGCGGCTGCGGCCGCGCTCCTGCTTGCGTCGTGCAATTCGGCGGAGCCCGAAGGCGGCATTGACGCGATGCGCCTGGTCAATGCGGATCAGGACAGTGCAAATTGGATCAGCCACGGACGAACCTATTCCGAACAGCGCTTCTCCCCCTTGGACCAGGTCAGCCGCGAAAACGTGTCCGATCTCGGCCTTGCCTGGTATGTGGACATGGATACGGCGCGCGGTCAGGAAGCAACGCCGCTCGTCATGGATGGCAAGCTCTACGTGACGACCGCGTGGAGCAAGGTCTTCGCTTTCGATGCCGCCACCGGCGAACCGCTGTGGAGCTACGATCCGCAGGTCCCCGGCGAAACCGGCGTCAAAGCATGCTGCGATGTCGTGAACCGCGGCCTCGCCGCCTGGGGCGACAAGCTATACCTCGGCACGCTGGACGGGCGGCTTGTCGCGCTCGACCGGGACACCGGCGCCGTGGCGTGGGAAAAAGTCACGGTCGACCAGTCTCAGAGCTACACGATTACCGGCGCCCCCCGCGTCATCGACGGCAAGGTCCTCATCGGCAATGGCGGTGCGGAGTTCGGCGTGCGCGGCTACATAGCGGCCTATGACGCGGCGGACGGCGATGAGCTGTGGCGGTTCTATACCGTGCCCGGCGGCAAAGGCGGCGAGGAGCCGGAATATCTGAAGAAGGCCGCCGCGACCTGGAGCGGCGATGTCCTCGGCAGCGAGGACGGCATCGGCGGCGGAGGCACGGTTTGGGATTCCATGGCCTACGACCCCGACCTCGACCTGCTCTATTTCGGGGTCGGCAACGGCAGCCCGTGGAACCGCGCCTACCGCAGTCCCGGCACCGACGGAAAAGGCGAGGGAGACAATCTCTATCTCTCCAGTATCGTCGCCATCCGGCCCGACACGGGCGAGTATGTGTGGCACTACCAGACCACGCCTGGGGAGACCTGGGATTACACCGCCACGCAGCACATCATCCTCGCCGACATGGAGATCGACGGGCGCGAGCGGCAGGTGCTGATGCAGGCCCCCAAGAACGGCTATTTCTACGTGCTGGATCGGGCGACAGGCGAGTTCATCTCTGCGCAGCCCTATATCCCGCAGAACTGGTCGACTGGAATGTCCGATGATGGACGTCCCATCATGAACCCGGAAACGCGGGTCGATATTACCGGCGAACCTGCGCTCGTCATGCCCGGCCCGCTCGGTGGGCATAACTGGCACCCGATGGCATATCACCCCGACGAAAACCTCGTGTATATTCCGGCCTTCGAAGCCGCGATGCTCTATTCGCCCGAAGCGAACTGGAAACCCGACCGGGCACGCGGCTTCAATGTCGGATACGATTTGGCCGCAGGCGACCTGCCGCCAGACCTTGGCATCCGGCGCGAGGTTCAGGGCACGATCAGCGGCAAGCTGCTGGCCTGGGACCCGGTGGCGCAAGAAGTGCGCTGGGAAGTCGAACATCCCGGACCGTGGAACGGCGGGCTTCTGGCGACCGGCGGCGGACTGGTATTCCAGGGCAACTCGGGAAGCGAATTTGCCGCATACAATTCTGCCACGGGCGACAAACTCTGGAGCTTCGCCGCGCAAACTGGGGTGGTTGCACCGCCGATGACCTATACCGTCAATGGCGAGCAATATGTGGCCGTGCTAGCAGGCTGGGGCGGCGCTTTCGCACTGTCGGTGGACGGTGAACTTATCGACCAGATGAAGCCGGTGCGAAACGTCAGCCGCCTACTGGTTTTCAAGCTGGGCGGACAAGAGCAGCTTCCTGCCGAGCCCGATTTTGCGCTTGCACCGCTCGACCCGCCGCTCTCCAAGGCGAGCGCCGGGACCATCGAGCTTGGTCGCACGAAATACGCGCGCTACTGCGCCGTTTGCCACGCCCCCGCGGCCGTGGGTTCGACCGAATTGCCCGATTTGCGCCGCTCCGGTGCGCTCGAAAATCCGGCCACCTGGCTGCAGATCGTCCATGGCGGTGCACTGCAGGATAACGGCATGGCAAGCTTTGCCGGTTCGCTCTCCGAGGACGAGATCGAAGCCATTCGCCAATACGTCATCAAGCGTGCCAACGAAGACAAAGCGATGGAAGCCGAGCGCGCGAAAACGCGAGTGGCGAAACGCTGA
- a CDS encoding YeeE/YedE family protein has protein sequence MIAAFTLSAFPDAAPMNGLIGGILIGLAAALMLLGAGRIAGVSGIAARATGISDSGMSKSSAWMFLLGLPIGAAIVAAASGGMAPSFASPAFLIVAGLLVGVGTRLGSGCTSGHGVCGVSRLSQRSIVATLTFMAAGIATVAIMNSLGLEVLP, from the coding sequence ATGATCGCCGCATTTACACTTTCCGCATTTCCCGACGCCGCTCCGATGAACGGGCTGATCGGTGGAATCCTGATCGGCCTGGCAGCGGCACTGATGCTTCTGGGCGCCGGTCGCATAGCAGGGGTTTCCGGCATCGCGGCGCGCGCTACGGGCATAAGCGATAGCGGCATGTCCAAATCGAGCGCCTGGATGTTCCTGCTGGGCTTGCCAATCGGTGCAGCGATCGTTGCAGCTGCATCCGGCGGAATGGCGCCCAGCTTTGCCAGTCCCGCATTCCTGATCGTGGCCGGTCTCTTGGTAGGGGTCGGCACGCGCCTGGGTAGCGGTTGCACGAGCGGCCATGGCGTCTGCGGTGTGAGCCGCCTTTCGCAGCGGTCCATCGTTGCGACGCTTACCTTCATGGCGGCCGGCATCGCGACCGTGGCGATCATGAATTCTCTCGGACTGGAGGTGCTCCCATGA
- the purU gene encoding formyltetrahydrofolate deformylase, which translates to MSEPLVLTLSCADRPGITARVASFLFERGGNILEAQQFNDRGSDAFFMRVEFDPGATERKQLRGDFASVAHEFAMDWKLALRDRPRRVLLMVSKFDHCLADLLYRWRIGELPMEPVAIISNHPREAIGHTDLGTIPFHHLPITRETKADQEAEVRRIAKECDAELVVLARYMQILSDEQASHFAGRCINIHHSFLPGFKGAKPYHQAYERGVKMIGASAHYVTADLDEGPIIHQSAEAISHADEPDELVRKGREIESRVLAEAVRLHLEERVLLNGKRTVVFRS; encoded by the coding sequence ATGTCCGAACCACTCGTCCTGACCCTGTCCTGCGCGGATCGCCCTGGTATTACGGCCCGCGTCGCCTCGTTCCTATTCGAGCGGGGTGGGAATATCCTTGAGGCTCAGCAATTCAACGATCGCGGCTCGGATGCCTTCTTCATGAGGGTGGAGTTCGATCCGGGTGCCACAGAACGCAAGCAGCTTCGCGGAGACTTTGCTTCAGTCGCACACGAGTTCGCGATGGATTGGAAACTCGCCTTGCGCGATCGGCCGCGGCGGGTGCTGCTGATGGTCAGCAAGTTCGACCACTGCCTCGCCGACCTTCTTTACCGCTGGCGCATCGGCGAATTGCCGATGGAGCCGGTGGCGATCATCTCCAACCACCCGCGCGAGGCGATCGGGCATACCGATCTCGGCACGATACCCTTCCATCACTTGCCCATAACCCGCGAAACGAAGGCGGATCAGGAGGCCGAAGTCCGCAGGATCGCGAAGGAATGCGACGCAGAACTAGTCGTGCTTGCGCGGTATATGCAGATCCTTTCGGACGAGCAGGCATCTCATTTCGCCGGGCGCTGCATCAACATACACCATTCGTTTCTTCCCGGGTTCAAGGGCGCGAAGCCCTATCACCAAGCGTACGAGCGCGGGGTCAAAATGATCGGCGCAAGCGCGCACTATGTCACCGCGGATCTCGACGAAGGCCCGATCATTCACCAGTCCGCAGAAGCGATCAGCCATGCCGATGAACCGGACGAACTCGTGCGCAAAGGCCGCGAAATCGAAAGCCGTGTGCTGGCGGAAGCCGTCCGCCTCCACCTTGAAGAGCGCGTGCTGCTCAATGGGAAGCGAACGGTCGTTTTCCGCAGCTGA
- a CDS encoding DUF6691 family protein yields the protein MMRRLLPPLVSGSLFGAGLALGGMTDPARVRGFLDIFGDWDPTLAFVMGGAVIVMAIAWRFREHMAHPLFAEKFSLPDRSDLTARLIGGSALFGVGWGIAGLCPGPGIAALVIEPVSAAIFVVSMLAGMFVVRLVEGNA from the coding sequence ATGATGCGCCGCCTCCTTCCGCCGCTGGTATCCGGTTCGCTGTTCGGAGCCGGACTCGCACTGGGCGGTATGACCGACCCTGCACGCGTGCGCGGGTTCCTCGACATATTCGGCGACTGGGACCCGACACTGGCCTTCGTCATGGGCGGGGCGGTCATCGTCATGGCTATCGCCTGGCGGTTCCGCGAGCACATGGCTCACCCGCTTTTCGCGGAGAAATTCTCGCTGCCGGATCGCAGCGATCTCACCGCGCGTCTGATCGGCGGGTCTGCGCTGTTCGGCGTGGGCTGGGGCATCGCAGGTCTGTGCCCGGGGCCGGGTATTGCAGCGCTTGTCATCGAACCGGTGAGTGCCGCCATCTTTGTCGTCTCGATGCTTGCGGGAATGTTCGTGGTACGACTCGTCGAAGGAAACGCGTGA
- a CDS encoding MBL fold metallo-hydrolase, giving the protein MADADKARQAATDQINRARAEKALRPSIAGFFDEATYTVSYVVHDPISCEAAIIDSVLDYEAAAGRTSYGSADRIIEYVTSNNLKVTWLIETHAHADHISAAPYLQEKLGGKLAIGAEIVRVQEVFGKLFNAGTDFERDGSQFDHLFTDGETFRLGEIEGIALHVPGHTPADMAFIIGDAAFVGDTIFMPDFGTARADFPGGDARQLFQSIRRLLSLPDETRLFLCHDYKAPGRDEYAWETTVGQQRTENVHVKDGVSEDEFVEMRTSRDKTLAMPTLIMPSVQVNIRGGRLPEPEENGVSYIKIPVNAV; this is encoded by the coding sequence ATGGCTGACGCTGATAAGGCCCGACAGGCCGCGACCGATCAGATCAATCGCGCTCGGGCAGAAAAAGCCCTCCGCCCCTCGATTGCAGGTTTTTTCGACGAGGCTACCTATACGGTAAGCTACGTAGTGCATGATCCGATTAGCTGCGAAGCGGCGATCATCGACTCGGTCCTCGACTACGAGGCTGCCGCCGGGCGAACCTCCTATGGATCTGCAGATCGGATAATCGAATACGTCACTTCTAATAATCTGAAAGTGACGTGGCTCATCGAAACCCACGCTCATGCGGATCACATTTCGGCTGCGCCGTATCTGCAGGAGAAGCTAGGCGGCAAGCTGGCGATCGGTGCGGAGATCGTCCGCGTGCAGGAAGTCTTCGGAAAGCTGTTCAATGCCGGGACCGATTTCGAACGTGACGGATCGCAGTTCGACCATCTCTTCACCGATGGCGAGACTTTCAGGCTGGGCGAGATCGAGGGTATTGCGCTCCACGTTCCGGGCCATACGCCAGCCGACATGGCGTTCATCATCGGCGATGCGGCTTTTGTCGGCGACACCATATTCATGCCTGATTTCGGGACGGCACGGGCTGACTTCCCGGGCGGTGATGCGCGGCAATTGTTCCAGTCGATCCGCCGGCTGCTATCGCTTCCCGACGAGACGCGGCTGTTCCTGTGCCACGACTACAAGGCGCCGGGGCGTGACGAATATGCGTGGGAAACCACGGTCGGCCAGCAGCGCACCGAGAACGTCCATGTGAAGGACGGCGTGAGCGAGGACGAATTCGTCGAGATGCGCACGTCACGTGACAAGACCTTGGCGATGCCCACGCTGATCATGCCTTCCGTGCAGGTCAATATCCGCGGTGGCCGGTTGCCCGAGCCCGAAGAGAATGGCGTCAGCTACATCAAGATCCCGGTGAACGCCGTATGA